A single region of the Geobacillus subterraneus genome encodes:
- a CDS encoding nitroreductase family protein, with the protein MPVVTTPLIKDLFAVIEERKAVRQYDANATISKEELRAILTAATKAPSAWNLQPWHFLVIHGKETQRRLQPIAYGQQQIVDASAVVVVLGDLEANRNTDAVYDPLVREGAMTEEVKRQLAEQIETAYANKQYARDAAFQNAAFAAMQLMLAATAKGWATCPIGGFNPERLKEEFHIPNRYVPTLLITIGKAAAPAHHSIRLPIEAVSTWVEQ; encoded by the coding sequence ATGCCAGTTGTTACAACGCCGCTCATCAAAGACTTGTTTGCCGTCATTGAGGAACGAAAGGCCGTACGCCAATATGATGCCAACGCGACAATCAGCAAAGAAGAGCTGCGTGCCATTCTCACGGCTGCCACGAAAGCGCCGTCTGCTTGGAATTTGCAGCCATGGCACTTTCTCGTCATCCACGGCAAGGAAACGCAACGGCGGCTTCAGCCGATCGCTTACGGCCAACAACAAATCGTCGATGCCTCCGCTGTCGTCGTTGTGCTTGGGGATTTGGAAGCGAACCGGAATACGGATGCCGTTTACGATCCGCTCGTTCGCGAAGGAGCGATGACAGAGGAGGTGAAACGGCAGCTTGCTGAACAAATTGAGACCGCCTATGCGAACAAGCAATACGCCCGTGATGCCGCGTTTCAAAACGCCGCTTTCGCTGCGATGCAGCTCATGCTGGCGGCAACAGCGAAAGGCTGGGCGACGTGTCCGATTGGCGGCTTTAACCCTGAGCGGCTGAAAGAAGAGTTTCACATCCCGAACCGCTATGTGCCGACGCTGCTGATCACGATCGGAAAGGCGGCTGCTCCCGCCCATCATTCCATCCGGCTGCCTATTGAGGCCGTGTCGACATGGGTTGAGCAATAG
- a CDS encoding ATP-binding protein — MVNKSKVMASYVVGSVLWLAVTDALINVLPISRGVYVALSAAKGAVFILLSAVFLYQLLKKREQLEKAEEKEQQLLTLINSMPDFVCFKDSEGRWLRVNDFGRRLYHLEHIDYVGKTDRELGELVPFFKDAFEQCIESDREAWKSGTLTRREESFETLDGERKTFDVIKVPLFEDNGMRKGLLTIGRDITQQKRTEELLLKKEKLSVLGELAAGIAHEIRNPLTSMKGFMQMMQETREVNDDHVRIMLSELGRVNQIVSELLVLAKPQSHDYRLFLLNEAISYVISLIGHEATLNDVSISVHNNAPKACVYGDQNQIVQVLLNVMKNAIEAMPDGGNLYVRVSEAEGIIRLAIADTGIGISKERLQKIGEPFFTLKEKGMGLGLTTSMKIVQEHKGTMQIESEVGKGTVVHLTFPSGSAVVDANGQQKALS, encoded by the coding sequence GTGGTAAACAAATCAAAAGTCATGGCAAGTTACGTTGTGGGCAGCGTTTTATGGCTAGCTGTCACCGACGCTCTGATCAATGTGCTGCCGATCAGCCGCGGCGTGTATGTTGCGCTTAGCGCCGCCAAAGGGGCGGTCTTTATTTTGCTGTCGGCCGTGTTTTTATACCAGTTGCTAAAAAAGCGTGAACAGCTTGAAAAAGCGGAAGAAAAAGAACAGCAGCTGCTGACGCTCATCAACTCGATGCCCGACTTTGTTTGTTTTAAAGACAGTGAAGGGCGTTGGCTGCGCGTCAATGACTTCGGCCGGCGGCTGTACCATCTCGAGCATATTGACTATGTCGGAAAAACGGATCGCGAGCTTGGCGAGCTTGTACCGTTTTTCAAAGACGCGTTCGAGCAGTGCATTGAATCGGATCGCGAGGCGTGGAAAAGCGGGACATTGACGCGTCGCGAGGAGTCGTTCGAGACGTTGGATGGGGAGCGGAAGACATTTGACGTCATTAAAGTGCCGTTGTTTGAAGACAATGGCATGCGAAAAGGATTGTTGACGATCGGTCGCGACATTACCCAGCAAAAGCGCACGGAGGAGCTGCTATTGAAAAAAGAGAAGCTGTCGGTGCTTGGGGAGCTGGCGGCCGGCATCGCTCATGAGATTCGCAATCCGCTCACATCAATGAAAGGATTTATGCAGATGATGCAAGAAACGCGCGAAGTGAATGACGACCACGTGCGCATTATGCTGAGTGAGCTTGGCCGCGTCAACCAAATCGTCAGCGAGCTCTTGGTGCTTGCCAAGCCGCAAAGCCATGATTACCGGCTGTTTTTGTTGAACGAGGCCATTTCGTATGTCATTAGTCTGATCGGTCATGAGGCGACATTAAACGACGTGTCCATTTCCGTCCATAACAACGCGCCAAAAGCTTGCGTGTACGGTGACCAAAACCAAATTGTTCAAGTGCTTTTAAACGTGATGAAAAACGCCATTGAAGCGATGCCCGACGGCGGGAACTTATATGTCCGTGTGTCCGAAGCTGAAGGCATAATCCGCTTAGCCATTGCCGATACTGGCATCGGCATTTCGAAAGAGCGGTTGCAAAAAATCGGTGAACCGTTTTTCACCTTGAAGGAAAAAGGAATGGGGCTCGGGCTGACAACAAGCATGAAAATCGTTCAGGAACATAAAGGAACAATGCAGATTGAAAGCGAAGTCGGGAAGGGAACGGTCGTCCATTTGACGTTTCCGTCTGGGTCTGCAGTTGTGGATGCGAATGGCCAACAGAAGGCGCTATCATAG
- a CDS encoding YueH family protein, with protein sequence MKIRKTPLVDGQAPAHVYIYENRKEEYIVLAIPALEWSFSFFYEEEAEAVAQRLETSLQKRIGHERAAMLAGRLLGWAREM encoded by the coding sequence ATGAAAATCCGCAAAACGCCGCTAGTCGACGGACAAGCTCCGGCTCATGTATATATTTACGAAAATCGAAAAGAGGAGTATATCGTTCTCGCCATTCCGGCGCTCGAGTGGTCCTTTTCATTCTTCTATGAGGAGGAAGCGGAGGCGGTGGCGCAGCGGCTCGAGACGTCGCTGCAAAAGCGGATCGGCCATGAACGCGCTGCCATGCTGGCCGGCCGATTGCTAGGATGGGCGCGGGAAATGTAG
- a CDS encoding SDR family NAD(P)-dependent oxidoreductase — MGMEQKTAVVTGGANGIGKAIAAMFAKQGANVVIVDVDAKNGEALVEQLRTGGRTAIFVAADVRNAGDIKRFVEEAASRFGRIDYLINNAGVSRWKSPYELTVDEWDDVLATNLRSAFLASREAAKHMRRNRKGGAIVNIASTRALMSEPNSEAYAASKGGLIALTHALAVSLSADRIRVNCISPGWIETGDYGKLREIDHRQHPAGRVGKPDDIARACLYLCDEENDFITGANFVIDGGMTRKMIYIE; from the coding sequence ATGGGCATGGAGCAGAAAACGGCGGTTGTCACCGGCGGGGCGAACGGAATTGGCAAGGCGATTGCCGCGATGTTTGCCAAACAAGGGGCGAACGTTGTGATTGTGGACGTTGATGCGAAAAATGGAGAAGCGCTCGTTGAACAGCTGCGAACAGGCGGACGAACCGCCATATTTGTGGCGGCAGATGTACGGAACGCGGGCGACATTAAGCGGTTTGTCGAGGAAGCCGCCAGCCGTTTTGGACGCATTGACTATTTAATCAACAACGCCGGCGTTTCGCGCTGGAAATCGCCGTACGAGCTGACAGTGGACGAGTGGGACGATGTGTTGGCGACGAATTTGCGCAGCGCCTTTTTGGCTTCACGGGAGGCGGCGAAACATATGCGCCGCAACCGTAAAGGCGGGGCGATCGTTAACATCGCCTCGACAAGAGCGCTCATGTCCGAACCGAACTCGGAGGCGTACGCGGCGTCTAAAGGCGGCCTCATCGCTCTCACCCATGCGCTCGCCGTGTCGCTTTCCGCCGATCGCATTCGCGTCAACTGCATCAGCCCCGGCTGGATTGAAACGGGTGATTACGGAAAATTGCGGGAGATTGACCACCGACAGCACCCGGCCGGCCGCGTCGGCAAACCGGATGACATCGCCCGCGCCTGCCTTTATTTATGCGATGAGGAAAACGATTTTATTACCGGAGCAAATTTCGTCATCGACGGGGGGATGACGAGGAAAATGATTTATATTGAGTAG
- a CDS encoding cell wall hydrolase, with product MKQGKAWVMAILCGMFFFAGHADAATVHTVKRGDTLWKIAKQYGVPLKQLKQKNRKGDWLCPGEKLIIPNAGITAAEKDLLARLVHAEAKGEPYAGKVAVATVVLNRVDHPDFPDTIRDVIYERSGGHYAFTPVANGTINEPADREAYRAVEEALAFRGLGNGSLYFYNPKTAKSNWLRSRPVTVVIGNHVFAK from the coding sequence ATGAAACAAGGAAAGGCATGGGTGATGGCGATATTGTGTGGAATGTTTTTCTTTGCCGGCCACGCCGATGCTGCGACGGTCCATACAGTCAAACGCGGTGATACACTTTGGAAAATCGCAAAACAATACGGTGTGCCGCTGAAACAACTAAAGCAAAAAAATCGCAAAGGCGATTGGCTATGTCCTGGCGAAAAACTCATCATCCCGAATGCAGGCATTACAGCGGCAGAAAAAGATTTGCTTGCCCGTCTCGTTCATGCCGAAGCGAAGGGAGAACCGTATGCCGGGAAAGTGGCTGTGGCGACGGTCGTGCTTAACCGCGTCGATCACCCTGATTTTCCAGATACCATCCGCGACGTCATTTATGAGCGCTCTGGCGGCCATTATGCCTTCACACCGGTGGCAAACGGAACGATCAACGAACCGGCTGACCGTGAGGCATATCGCGCCGTTGAAGAAGCACTTGCTTTTCGCGGTTTAGGAAACGGCTCGCTCTATTTCTATAATCCGAAAACGGCGAAAAGCAACTGGCTGCGCTCTCGCCCGGTGACCGTTGTCATCGGCAACCATGTGTTTGCTAAGTAA
- a CDS encoding YkvS family protein encodes MKKAKVGDIIEFKNGLRGIVEKVNENSVIVDLTYMENYRELDLQERTVVNHKNYKILE; translated from the coding sequence ATGAAAAAAGCGAAAGTCGGGGATATTATTGAATTTAAAAACGGATTGCGCGGCATCGTGGAAAAAGTGAACGAAAACTCGGTCATCGTGGATTTGACATATATGGAAAACTACCGTGAACTTGATTTGCAAGAACGAACGGTCGTCAATCATAAAAACTATAAAATCCTCGAATAG
- a CDS encoding NAD(P)H-binding protein, protein MNNECFALEVLALERRTALLLGASGLVGGELLALLLQSDLYRQVTIFVRTPLPLEHEKLQQVVADFARLESYERYFYVDDVFCCLGTTRKKAKTKQQFIQVDYEYTLRAAALAEKCRAKSFLTVSSIGANPCSPFFYQRVKGETEEALQRLSIPSLHIFRPSLLVGKRREFRLGEALAGWLLCRLPFLFVGKWKKYKPVDASQLALAMFYRAASAANGVHIYECDELARIS, encoded by the coding sequence ATGAACAATGAATGTTTTGCCTTGGAGGTTTTGGCGTTGGAGCGAAGAACAGCGCTTTTGCTTGGAGCGAGCGGCTTGGTGGGCGGTGAACTACTGGCTTTGCTGCTGCAGTCGGATTTATACCGGCAAGTGACTATTTTCGTCCGCACCCCGCTGCCGTTGGAACATGAAAAGCTGCAGCAAGTCGTCGCCGATTTTGCCCGGCTTGAGTCGTATGAGCGGTATTTTTACGTCGATGACGTCTTTTGCTGTCTCGGAACGACGCGGAAAAAGGCGAAAACAAAGCAGCAGTTCATTCAGGTCGACTATGAATATACGTTGCGCGCCGCGGCGCTGGCGGAAAAGTGCCGGGCGAAAAGCTTTCTGACCGTCTCCTCGATTGGCGCCAATCCGTGCTCGCCGTTTTTTTACCAACGCGTCAAAGGGGAAACGGAAGAAGCGCTGCAACGGCTGTCCATTCCATCGCTCCATATTTTTCGCCCGTCGCTGCTTGTCGGCAAGCGCCGGGAATTCCGCCTCGGCGAGGCGCTCGCCGGATGGCTGTTATGCCGGCTGCCGTTTTTGTTTGTCGGCAAGTGGAAAAAATATAAGCCGGTCGACGCCAGCCAGCTGGCCTTGGCCATGTTTTACCGCGCGGCATCGGCGGCCAACGGCGTCCATATATATGAATGCGATGAATTAGCCCGCATTTCATAA
- the queE gene encoding 7-carboxy-7-deazaguanine synthase QueE: MARTIPVLEIFGPTIQGEGMVIGQKTMFVRTAGCDYRCRWCDSAFTWDGSAKEEIEQLTADDIWRRLEAIGGLRFRHVTISGGNPLLIAALGELVALLHEKGVRVAVETQGSRWQDWLLDVDDVTISPKPPSSGMDTDWAALDAIIGRLQKDQNRTRRVSLKVVVFDEVDLAYAKEAHRRYPGVPFYLQTGNADVGDLDVEALRAKLLGRLEWLVEQAAESEELADVHILPQLHTLLWGNKRGV; the protein is encoded by the coding sequence ATGGCGCGCACGATTCCGGTATTGGAGATTTTCGGTCCGACCATTCAAGGGGAAGGAATGGTGATCGGCCAAAAGACGATGTTCGTGCGCACCGCCGGCTGCGATTACCGCTGCCGCTGGTGCGATTCGGCGTTTACGTGGGACGGGTCGGCGAAAGAGGAGATCGAGCAGCTGACGGCCGACGACATTTGGCGGCGGCTTGAAGCCATTGGCGGGCTCCGCTTCCGCCATGTGACGATCTCCGGCGGCAACCCGCTGCTGATCGCCGCACTCGGTGAGCTCGTTGCGCTTCTTCATGAAAAAGGGGTGCGGGTGGCGGTCGAAACGCAAGGAAGCCGCTGGCAAGACTGGCTTCTTGATGTTGATGATGTCACCATTTCCCCGAAACCGCCAAGTTCGGGGATGGACACCGACTGGGCGGCGCTCGATGCCATCATCGGGCGGTTGCAGAAAGATCAAAACCGGACGCGGCGCGTCAGTTTGAAAGTCGTCGTCTTTGATGAGGTTGATTTGGCGTACGCAAAAGAAGCGCACCGCCGTTACCCGGGCGTTCCGTTTTATTTGCAGACCGGCAACGCCGATGTAGGGGATTTGGATGTAGAGGCGCTTCGCGCAAAGCTTCTCGGCCGGTTGGAATGGCTCGTGGAGCAAGCCGCCGAGTCGGAGGAGCTGGCCGACGTCCACATCCTGCCGCAGCTGCACACGCTCCTTTGGGGAAACAAGCGCGGCGTGTAA
- the queD gene encoding 6-carboxytetrahydropterin synthase QueD: protein MMHQLYPQVAHHYRYELNKDMQIAAAHFIPHEAAGRCANVHGHTYIVNVTVAGDELDESGFLVNFQTLKKLVHGKLDHTLLNDHTDWFDRYDPNRFPTTEVVARTIYEIVQGYLDALPHKPKCLQVFVRESPTSYVVYRPKAGER from the coding sequence ATGATGCATCAGCTTTATCCGCAAGTAGCCCATCATTATCGCTACGAACTCAACAAAGATATGCAGATCGCCGCTGCCCATTTTATCCCTCATGAAGCGGCCGGCCGCTGCGCCAACGTGCACGGCCATACGTACATCGTCAATGTGACCGTCGCTGGCGATGAGTTGGATGAAAGCGGCTTTTTAGTCAACTTCCAAACGTTAAAGAAGCTTGTCCACGGAAAATTAGACCACACGCTGCTTAATGATCACACCGATTGGTTTGACCGCTATGACCCGAACCGGTTTCCGACGACGGAAGTGGTGGCGCGCACGATTTATGAGATCGTTCAGGGCTATTTGGATGCGCTGCCGCACAAGCCGAAATGTTTGCAAGTGTTTGTTCGTGAATCGCCAACAAGCTACGTCGTCTACCGGCCGAAAGCGGGGGAGCGGTGA
- the queC gene encoding 7-cyano-7-deazaguanine synthase QueC has product MKEEKAVVVFSGGQDSTTCLFWAKKQFAEVEAVTFDYGQRHRREIDVAASIADELGVRHTVLDMSLLGQLAPNALTRGEIAIEQKEGELPTTFVDGRNLLFLSFAAVLAKQRGARHLVTGVCETDFSGYPDCRDIFIKSLNVTLNLAMDYPFVIHTPLMWLTKAETWKLADELGALEFVRTKTLTCYNGVIADGCGECPACVLRKRGLDEYLRGKAEVEAR; this is encoded by the coding sequence ATGAAGGAAGAAAAGGCGGTCGTCGTCTTTAGCGGCGGCCAAGACAGCACAACGTGTTTATTTTGGGCAAAAAAGCAGTTTGCGGAAGTAGAGGCGGTGACGTTTGATTATGGCCAGCGTCATCGGCGGGAAATCGACGTCGCCGCATCGATCGCCGACGAGCTCGGTGTCCGCCATACGGTGCTTGATATGTCGCTTCTTGGACAATTGGCGCCGAACGCCTTAACGCGCGGCGAGATCGCCATTGAACAAAAGGAAGGCGAGTTGCCGACAACGTTTGTGGATGGGCGCAATTTATTGTTTTTATCGTTCGCTGCGGTGCTTGCCAAGCAGCGGGGGGCGCGCCATCTTGTCACCGGAGTGTGTGAAACGGATTTTAGCGGCTACCCGGATTGCCGCGACATCTTTATCAAATCGCTGAATGTGACGCTGAATTTGGCGATGGATTATCCGTTTGTCATTCATACGCCGCTCATGTGGCTGACGAAAGCGGAAACGTGGAAATTGGCCGATGAGCTTGGGGCGCTTGAATTCGTTCGCACGAAGACGCTGACGTGCTATAACGGCGTGATCGCTGACGGTTGCGGCGAGTGCCCGGCGTGCGTGTTGCGCAAGCGCGGGTTGGATGAATATTTGCGAGGGAAAGCGGAGGTGGAAGCGCGATGA
- a CDS encoding GerAB/ArcD/ProY family transporter encodes MKQAIQERFLISPFLVFFVIHATQVGVGALNFQRPLMKEAGQDAWMAVLMAGLSAHVLIWLMYRLLSHLPSGGDLVSLHEQYFGRWIGGVLSLGLLFYYALAAFMVLQSYIEIIKVWVFPLMGAWQFSLMFLLMTYYAVSGGFRVVVGLCVWGVVIPLLTIFPMVFFPLEHAQYRNLLPVFDHSFGQLAKASKEMVLQYLGFEMLLMYYPFLKQAPSSQKWAHAANALTTFIYLTVMFISIIFYNKEQIEHVTWPTLTLAKIPEVPFIERMEYIVISIYVLVVFPIIAVSVWAATRVIKQLFAVQQRRSLPVLLACLFVGTLFFQEKTDIEQLTQWTAKAGFYLVAVYVPLLYLYVWTAEKVKKALQQKP; translated from the coding sequence ATGAAGCAGGCCATTCAGGAACGGTTTCTCATCTCCCCGTTTCTTGTGTTTTTTGTCATTCATGCTACGCAAGTTGGGGTCGGGGCACTCAATTTTCAGCGTCCACTGATGAAAGAGGCGGGGCAGGATGCCTGGATGGCAGTCTTAATGGCCGGGCTGTCGGCGCACGTGTTGATTTGGCTCATGTATCGGCTGCTGTCGCATTTGCCATCAGGCGGAGACCTCGTGTCGCTTCATGAACAGTACTTCGGGCGGTGGATCGGCGGGGTGCTGAGCCTTGGACTTCTTTTTTACTACGCGTTGGCGGCGTTTATGGTGCTTCAATCATACATTGAAATCATTAAAGTATGGGTGTTCCCGTTGATGGGGGCGTGGCAGTTCAGCCTTATGTTTTTGCTGATGACGTATTACGCCGTCTCCGGCGGGTTTCGCGTCGTTGTCGGCTTATGCGTTTGGGGGGTGGTGATTCCGCTGTTGACGATTTTTCCGATGGTTTTCTTTCCGCTTGAGCATGCTCAATACCGGAACTTATTGCCGGTGTTCGACCATTCGTTTGGGCAATTGGCAAAAGCATCGAAAGAGATGGTGCTGCAATATTTAGGGTTTGAAATGCTGCTGATGTATTACCCGTTTTTAAAACAGGCTCCGTCCTCGCAAAAGTGGGCGCATGCGGCCAACGCGCTGACGACGTTCATTTATTTGACCGTCATGTTTATCTCCATCATTTTTTACAACAAAGAGCAGATCGAGCATGTGACATGGCCGACGTTGACGCTGGCCAAAATTCCGGAAGTGCCGTTTATCGAGCGGATGGAATATATCGTCATTTCGATTTATGTGCTTGTCGTGTTTCCGATCATCGCTGTCTCCGTTTGGGCAGCGACGCGCGTGATCAAACAGCTGTTTGCCGTTCAGCAGCGCCGTTCGCTTCCAGTGTTGCTCGCTTGCTTGTTTGTCGGGACGCTGTTTTTCCAAGAGAAGACAGACATTGAGCAGTTGACGCAATGGACAGCGAAGGCAGGGTTTTATCTTGTCGCGGTGTATGTTCCGCTTTTGTATCTATACGTATGGACGGCGGAAAAAGTGAAAAAGGCGCTACAACAAAAGCCATAA
- a CDS encoding Ger(x)C family spore germination protein: MRRGLAWVGALLLLGGCVSSWPIDEIQIIQQMGYDFENGRYTGTAVYPTFKQGPMTKPNMLTTMSPTIYDLIPGLSSKSALPVEEGQLRLILFGKEFAKRGVTQITHSLARNNKVGSHLFLGVAEGSAKELLEITAKTTLSDTLYLPNLVKQNEQSMNLPKTNLHLFLYRYFSPGSDPFLPYFEKKGDFAKLEGVALFRDDRYVGHVSLRDSFLMKILLGETKNGVYQLKVGNRGKQGEDRVMLQNLWAKPKYEWKRDGGRHVLDVFVHIHASVRDYPSWLDQPGQDLFADVKKKMQNELEHNMRRLFRYFQKKRIDPLGIGDFVRSVTRHWDSDAFYREYPDLDIRPHVTVDIVHTGIGE, from the coding sequence ATGAGGCGTGGGCTCGCATGGGTCGGTGCGCTGCTGTTGCTTGGCGGCTGCGTCAGTTCGTGGCCGATTGACGAAATTCAAATTATTCAACAGATGGGGTATGATTTCGAGAACGGCCGCTACACGGGCACTGCGGTGTACCCGACGTTCAAGCAAGGGCCGATGACAAAGCCGAATATGCTGACGACGATGTCGCCGACGATCTACGACTTGATTCCGGGCCTGTCATCGAAATCAGCGCTGCCGGTTGAGGAAGGGCAGCTGCGCTTGATTTTGTTCGGCAAGGAGTTTGCCAAGCGGGGGGTGACGCAAATTACGCACAGCCTCGCGCGCAACAACAAAGTCGGCAGTCATTTGTTCCTCGGCGTGGCGGAAGGAAGCGCGAAGGAGCTGTTAGAGATTACGGCTAAGACGACGTTGAGCGATACGTTGTATTTGCCGAACCTCGTTAAGCAAAACGAACAGTCAATGAACTTGCCGAAAACGAATTTGCACTTGTTTTTGTATCGCTATTTTTCCCCAGGCAGCGATCCGTTTTTGCCGTATTTTGAGAAAAAAGGAGATTTCGCCAAGCTTGAAGGGGTCGCGTTGTTTCGCGACGACCGATACGTGGGGCATGTGAGTTTGCGTGATTCGTTTTTAATGAAAATTTTGCTTGGAGAAACGAAAAACGGCGTCTACCAGCTGAAGGTTGGGAATCGCGGGAAACAGGGCGAGGATCGGGTGATGCTGCAAAACTTATGGGCGAAGCCGAAATATGAATGGAAGCGTGATGGAGGCCGCCATGTGCTTGATGTGTTCGTCCATATCCATGCGTCGGTGCGGGATTACCCGTCATGGCTCGATCAGCCGGGTCAAGATTTGTTTGCTGATGTGAAGAAAAAAATGCAAAATGAATTGGAGCATAATATGCGTCGGTTATTCCGTTATTTTCAGAAAAAACGGATTGACCCGCTCGGCATCGGCGATTTTGTTCGCAGTGTGACAAGACATTGGGATTCCGACGCGTTTTACCGTGAATACCCGGATCTAGACATCCGCCCGCACGTCACGGTGGATATCGTCCATACCGGCATTGGCGAATAA
- a CDS encoding spore germination protein, with translation MGFLSFFKKKKRSPQPTMPQLWEKLRRSSDFVEVSFAVGDKELSIYYFDSLVDPKVLQEHILCHLQNDLSRHPNVQLEDLQQIVPIQRIEVSEDTALIEEKVLKGFVAVTFREQPNKAALMGAAAENLGLRENNDSENEFSVVGPKVGFVENVGVNLHLIRRQVVTPNLVFREMSIGSMSKTKVVIAYIDGVANPEVIQTVTQRLESIHFDVVFDNAILDQLLADNSRTPFPLFISTERIDRAIYALVSGQVAIFCDGSPYAVIGPAALFDFFTSPEDYYLPWVLATFFRLIRFFGVAFSVLASPIYVAVLTYHYEMIPEDLLGPIIYSRSNVPFPPVLEVLFLEITIELLREAGARLPTKVAQTLGIVGGIVIGQATVDAGLTSTILLIVVALAALASFTTPIFKMSNTIRFIRFPFILFAAFWGGIGIIFAVCGLLIHLGRLQSFGYPYLLPFYPFRVRSFRDTFIRSPYSETAERPMFLRPRSRFRYDPNAAKQKRDIDE, from the coding sequence GTGGGCTTTTTATCATTTTTTAAAAAGAAAAAGCGTTCTCCGCAGCCAACGATGCCGCAATTATGGGAAAAGCTCCGGCGGTCCAGCGATTTTGTCGAAGTGTCGTTTGCGGTTGGGGACAAGGAGCTGTCGATTTACTATTTTGATTCGCTCGTCGACCCGAAAGTGCTGCAGGAACATATCCTTTGTCATCTGCAAAATGATCTTTCCCGCCATCCGAATGTGCAGTTGGAAGATTTGCAGCAAATCGTGCCGATTCAGCGCATTGAGGTGAGTGAAGACACGGCACTGATTGAAGAGAAGGTGCTGAAAGGGTTTGTCGCGGTCACCTTCCGCGAGCAGCCAAACAAAGCGGCGCTCATGGGCGCCGCGGCTGAAAATTTGGGGCTTCGGGAAAACAATGATTCGGAAAACGAATTCAGCGTCGTCGGACCGAAAGTCGGATTTGTGGAAAACGTCGGGGTCAACTTGCATCTCATCCGCCGGCAAGTGGTGACGCCGAATCTTGTGTTTCGGGAAATGTCGATCGGTTCGATGTCGAAAACGAAAGTGGTCATCGCCTACATCGACGGTGTCGCTAATCCGGAAGTCATTCAAACGGTGACGCAGCGGCTTGAGTCCATTCATTTTGACGTCGTGTTTGACAACGCTATTTTGGATCAGCTTCTTGCGGACAATTCACGGACGCCGTTTCCTCTGTTTATCTCGACCGAGCGGATCGACCGGGCCATCTATGCGCTTGTGTCGGGTCAGGTGGCCATTTTTTGCGACGGCTCCCCGTATGCCGTGATTGGCCCCGCCGCTCTTTTCGATTTTTTTACGTCGCCGGAAGACTATTATTTGCCATGGGTGCTCGCCACGTTTTTCCGGCTCATCCGGTTTTTCGGCGTTGCGTTCTCGGTGTTAGCGTCGCCGATTTATGTCGCGGTGTTGACGTATCATTATGAAATGATCCCGGAAGACTTGCTTGGCCCGATCATTTATTCGCGTTCGAACGTCCCGTTTCCGCCGGTGCTCGAAGTGCTGTTTTTAGAGATTACGATTGAATTGCTGCGCGAGGCCGGGGCGCGGCTGCCGACGAAAGTCGCACAAACGCTCGGGATTGTCGGCGGGATTGTCATCGGGCAAGCAACCGTTGATGCCGGGCTGACGAGTACGATTTTGTTGATTGTCGTCGCGTTGGCGGCGCTCGCTTCGTTTACAACGCCGATTTTCAAAATGTCCAACACGATCCGGTTTATCCGGTTCCCATTTATTTTGTTTGCCGCTTTCTGGGGCGGGATCGGCATCATCTTTGCTGTCTGTGGACTGCTCATTCATTTAGGGCGGCTGCAGTCGTTTGGTTATCCGTATTTGCTGCCGTTTTATCCATTTCGTGTTCGCAGCTTCCGCGATACATTCATTCGTTCGCCATACAGTGAAACGGCGGAGCGGCCGATGTTTCTTCGTCCGCGGTCGCGGTTTCGTTACGATCCGAATGCGGCGAAGCAAAAACGCGATATTGATGAGTAA